The Deltaproteobacteria bacterium DNA window TGGCGTATTGGAAATATTCAGAGGGATTGAAGTAGGACATGTTTTTAAACTCGGCACAAAATACAGCGAGGCAATGAATGCAACATTTTTGAATGAAAAAGGAGAGGCGAAACCTATGATTATGGGCTGCTACGGCATAGGTATCGGCAGAACTGCCGCGGCTGGCATAGAGCAAAATCATGATGATAAGGGAATTATCTGGCCCATGCCCCTTGCGCCATTTCATCTCCATCTTGTCCCTGTTAATGTAAATGATAAAACAACAATGGACGTTGCAGAAACAATTTATAAGAATCTGACAGATACAGGGCTTGAGGTTTTGATGGATGACAGGGATGAAAGGGCAGGCGTCAAATTCAATGACGCTGATTTGATAGGGATACCGATAAGGATTACTATCGGAAGCAAGGCCTTGAAAGAAAACTCGGTTGAGTTGAAGATGAGAAGGTCGCCTGACGCAAGCCTTATCAAAATGGACGAGGTCAGAGGGAAGGTTCTGGAAATTGTAAAACAAGGGAAATAAATGGAATACATCGCCACCTTTGGCTCAACCCACAAGGCGTTAAAGGCAGAGAAGGTATTAAAGGAAAAAGACATACCGTTCAAACTGATACCCACGCCAAAAAAACTTGCTGCGTTCTGCGATCTCGCCGTATCATTTGAAGACAAAGACAGAACAGCGGTTGAAACTGCCTTTAGAGACAGCAGTATAAAGACGACGGCAATATACGGAAAGAAAGGAGATGAGTATGTTAAAGTGCAGTTTTTGCGGCAAGGAAAGCGAAACAGTAATAAGGATAGCTCTTGACAGGGATTATGACAGACTAACAGTAAAACACGATGTCAAATATGCGTGCCCCGCGTGTTCAAAAAAGAAAGAGGAAGAAAAGAAAAAACAGATAAAAAAATGAGGCTTACACTTATTACCCCGGGACAGGGGAAGGCTACAAAATATATAAGGGAGGTATCTTTGGAAATCAGGACACGATTTGCGCCAAGCCCGACAGGCTATCTTCACATAGGCGGGGCAAGGACAGCCCTTTTTAACTGGCTCTTTGCGAGACAACATAAGGGAAAAATTATCTTAAGGATTGAAGATACGGATGCGGCAAGGTCAACGGAGGAGTCTGTTCAGGCAATCATTGACGGGATGCAGTGGCTGGGCCTTAACTGGGATGAAGGCCCTTATTTCCAGAGCAAGCAGTTTGATCTTTACAGAGATCATGCATATAAACTTATTGAAATGGACAAGGCATATAAATGCTTTTGCACACCTGAAGAGCTGGAGCAAAGACGAAAGGATGCCCTTGCTCAGGGAAGGCCTCCTAAATATGACGGCAGGTGCAGAAATAATACCCCCTCCCCCACTTTAACAAAGGGGGGATTTACAATAAGATTCAAGATTCCCTCAGGAACAACATTGGTCAAAGATATTGTTAAAGGAAATATTGCATTTGACAATAACGAGATAGAGGATTTAATCATCCTTAGAAGCGATGGAACGCCCACCTATAATCTCTGCGTGGTTGTTGATGATGCAACTATGAAGATAACGCATGTTATAAGGGGTGACGACCACCTGAACAATACGCCAAAGCAGATGCTTTTATCTGAGGCATTTAAATACCCAATCCCGGCATTTGCCCATCTCCCTATGATACTCGGCTCTGATAAGACAAGGCTTAGCAAGCGTCACGGCGCCACATCTGTCATGGCATACAAAGAAATGGGTTACCTGCCGCATGCCCTGGTAAATTATCTTGCACGGCTTGGATGGTCTTATAGGGACCAGGAGATATTTACAATTGAAGAGCTTACGGGAAAATTCTCCCTCGAAAATGTGGGCAAATCATCAGGTATATTCAATCCTGAAAAACTTTTGTGGCTGAATCACCATTATATAAAAGAGTCAAGAACGGATGAACTGGCAAAACTGCTATGTCCGTTCCTGGAGACAAGGGGATATAAGGTTCAGGCAGATAAAAGGCTTGCAAATATTATAAAAACCGTTCAGGAAAGAAGCAATACCTTTGTAGAGATGGCCGATGCCGCTGAATTTTATTTTAAGGAAGATATTGTGTATGAAGAAAAGGCTGCCCAAAAATTTTTAACTCAAGATATGACTCCGATGTTTGAAACCCTTATATCAGGGCTTGAGAGCATCCATGATTTCACCCATGAGACTATTGAGACTGTATTCAGTAATATAATCAATGCAAGAGGCATAAAACTCGGCAAAATCGCCCAGCCTGCAAGGGTTGCACTAACAGGCGGAACAGTAAGCCCTGGCATATTTGAGGTGATAGAAAACCTTGGCAAAGAAATAAGTTTGGCAAGGCTGAAAAAGGCAATTGTATTTATAGAACAAAAAACTAAATAAACTTACTCTCTATCATTATATATATTTAAACCAATATCTCTATCATCGGCTACTACCTCCGGTCCTGTGCCATCACCGGGGATTACGGCAATCTTGTAGTTCTTTTGCATATCCTATATCTTCTTAATTAAGATCTTTCTTATCATATGGTTGAATGTATCGGCTATATAGATATTATCAGCTTGATCTATTGCTATGCCAAAAGGATAATTGAGGCTGGCCTCATTAGCCGGTGTCTCGTCAGGAGAAAAACCGGCCTTTCCGTTTCCTGCCACAGTAACGATTTCACCTGTTTTCCTGTAGATCTTTCTGACCATATGGTTGTCAGAGTCTGTTGTGTATATATCCCCCTTTGAGTCTAATGCAATTGAATAGGGTCGGGAGAGGCTTTTTTCTGACGATTTTTTATCTCCAACCCGAAATGAGGCATCATCCCCTGCTACTGTGTTTATAATTCCTGTATCTTTATCTATTATCCTGATGCGATTATTAAATGTATCAGCTATAAATATATTCCCCTCATTGTCCACTGCTACACCGCCTGGGCATGTAAGGTCAGCATATATCGCAGGGCCGTTGTCTCCGCTGAATGAGCCATTTCCGCTTCCAGCCACAGTTGTTATCACCCCGGTTGCCACATCTACCTTCCTGATTTTATGGTTCATAAAATCGGCAATAAATATATCCCCACTCCTGTCTATTGCTATGCCTGATGGCTCAGACAGGCTTGCTTCGGTTGCCTGTCCTTCATCACCGCCAAAGCCATCCTGGCCATTGCCTGCTATGGTTGTGATGATACCTGAGATTATCTCTACCTTTCTTATTCTATGATTAAATGTATCTGTAATGTAGACATTTCCCGTCTGGTCCACGGCAATGGCAGATGGATACCTTAACATGGAAGATCTTGCAGGGCCGTTGTCACCGATAGAATCGGAGGGAAGTCCTTCTTTGCGTGGTAATTTCCCAAGCTGCCTTTGATACATCATTTCTTCAACATCACCACCGCTCTCGCTATTGGGAAGGAAGTGCCCTGCGATAGTGTTTATGCATCCATTTGTATCTACGCGCATTATCAGGCAGTTTTCTGTGTCGGCGATATATATGTTTCCCTTTCTGTCTAATGCTACACCCTTTG harbors:
- a CDS encoding DUF3343 domain-containing protein, translated to MEYIATFGSTHKALKAEKVLKEKDIPFKLIPTPKKLAAFCDLAVSFEDKDRTAVETAFRDSSIKTTAIYGKKGDEYVKVQFLRQGKRNSNKDSS
- a CDS encoding NHL repeat-containing protein — protein: MKIGSIYTIAGTGEAGFGGDGGDAISAMLNEPKGVALDRKGNIYIADTENCLIMRVDTNGCINTIAGHFLPNSESGGDVEEMMYQRQLGKLPRKEGLPSDSIGDNGPARSSMLRYPSAIAVDQTGNVYITDTFNHRIRKVEIISGIITTIAGNGQDGFGGDEGQATEASLSEPSGIAIDRSGDIFIADFMNHKIRKVDVATGVITTVAGSGNGSFSGDNGPAIYADLTCPGGVAVDNEGNIFIADTFNNRIRIIDKDTGIINTVAGDDASFRVGDKKSSEKSLSRPYSIALDSKGDIYTTDSDNHMVRKIYRKTGEIVTVAGNGKAGFSPDETPANEASLNYPFGIAIDQADNIYIADTFNHMIRKILIKKI
- the gltX gene encoding glutamate--tRNA ligase — protein: MRLTLITPGQGKATKYIREVSLEIRTRFAPSPTGYLHIGGARTALFNWLFARQHKGKIILRIEDTDAARSTEESVQAIIDGMQWLGLNWDEGPYFQSKQFDLYRDHAYKLIEMDKAYKCFCTPEELEQRRKDALAQGRPPKYDGRCRNNTPSPTLTKGGFTIRFKIPSGTTLVKDIVKGNIAFDNNEIEDLIILRSDGTPTYNLCVVVDDATMKITHVIRGDDHLNNTPKQMLLSEAFKYPIPAFAHLPMILGSDKTRLSKRHGATSVMAYKEMGYLPHALVNYLARLGWSYRDQEIFTIEELTGKFSLENVGKSSGIFNPEKLLWLNHHYIKESRTDELAKLLCPFLETRGYKVQADKRLANIIKTVQERSNTFVEMADAAEFYFKEDIVYEEKAAQKFLTQDMTPMFETLISGLESIHDFTHETIETVFSNIINARGIKLGKIAQPARVALTGGTVSPGIFEVIENLGKEISLARLKKAIVFIEQKTK